The following coding sequences are from one Actinomycetota bacterium window:
- a CDS encoding transcriptional repressor, with translation MVEMADVEAADILGELRSKGLKLTPQRQAIVLEVMRAQGHISPPAIARRVRSRMPGVNPSTVYRTLALLEEKGVLAHAHLEAGAEYHLAGEGGHVHLTCSNCGTEDDLSLEEAQSLERLISKHHGFRPDFTHFAISGLCSNCQ, from the coding sequence ATGGTCGAGATGGCGGATGTCGAGGCCGCCGACATCCTGGGCGAACTGCGGTCCAAAGGGCTGAAGCTCACCCCCCAGCGGCAGGCCATCGTGCTGGAGGTGATGCGGGCGCAGGGCCACATCAGCCCCCCGGCCATCGCCCGGCGGGTCCGGAGCCGCATGCCGGGGGTGAACCCCTCGACCGTGTACCGAACCCTGGCCCTCCTGGAAGAGAAGGGTGTTCTGGCCCACGCCCATCTCGAGGCCGGCGCTGAATACCACCTCGCCGGGGAAGGCGGGCACGTCCACCTGACCTGTTCGAACTGCGGTACCGAGGACGACCTGTCGCTCGAGGAGGCGCAGTCGCTGGAGCGGCTGATCTCCAAGCACCACGGCTTCCGGCCCGACTTCACGCACTTCGCCATCTCCGGGCTCTGCTCGAACTGCCAGTAG